CTGCTGTTTGCCTATACCCACAATGACAGCCTGTTTTCTGTAAATACAGCTTCCAAGTTTGCCTACTCCTCGGCACGCCTGCCCATCAATCCCCATTCCATTGCCGGTTATGCCGCATTTACCGGTGAAATGCTCAATCTTGCCGATGTGCGTGCACTGCCACCGGGGCTGCCTTTTGCATTCCGCGAGGACTTTGACAAAGCGACAGGCTACCGCACGGAATCCATGCTGGTTGTGCCGTTCCACGATCATGCTGGCCGTATTCTGGGCGTGATGCAGCTCATCAACAGCCTTGATCCGCGTACGCACAAGCCCCGCAAGTTTACCAACGACATGGAAAGGCACATACGTATACTGGCACGCGAAATTGCCAACATACTGGAGCGCAGCCATCTGGTGCGGGCGAGCATCAACAGGCTCATAAGGCTGGCTTCAGTGCATGATCCTCTTGAAACCGGGCCCCATGCCGAACGCGTGGGAGCCATTGCCGCAGAAATGTATCAGGTTCGCGCCAATCAGCTGAATCTCGATCCCGACGTAACCCTGCACATTAAAAGCCAGATACGCCTTGCAGCCATGCTGCACGATATCGGCAAGGTGGGCGTGAGCGATCTGCTACTGAAAAAGCCGGGCAAGCTTTCTGACGAAGAAATGGCGGTTATGCGCTCGCATACCGTGATTGGCGCGGGAATTCTGGAGGCAGAAGCACAGGCGGGCGGTTTTATGTCTTTTGCCCGCGATATCGCGCATCACCACCATCAAAAGTGGAACGGGCAGGGCTATGCGGGCCCCACCAGCGCAGGCAGGCTGGCAGGCGAGGAGATTCCCATTGCCGCCCGCATCACGGCCATTGCCGACGTGTTTGACGCGCTTGTTTCGCCCCGTTCGTACAAGGCGGCGTGGCCGCACTCAAAAGCAATGGCCCTGTTGCGTGAAGAATCTGGGGGCCATTTTGATCCCAATCTTGTGGCCTGTCTTGAAGAAATTATGGATGTCGTGGCCAAGATTTACGAACGTTTTCCCGATGCGGAGCCCGAACAATCTCGCTGCGACGCGGCCTCATGAGGCTTGCAGCCGCATTAAGGCATCTGCTGCGTCAGCCCTGGCTTTTTACGGCTGTAGTTGGCCTGTGCGGCGGCATTGCCATGCTGGCGCTGTATGTGGTGCAACCCATTGCCCTGCAGCGTCTTGACCTCAGAATTTACGATGCTCTGTTGCCTCTGCGGCGGTTAAACCAGCCCTCGGCCGTGCCGGTTATTATTGATATTGACGAAGAATCGCTGGCCCGTCACGGCCAGTGGCCCTGGCCGCGTTACCTTGTGGCAGATATGGTGGGCAAGCTGACCGCCAAGGGCGTCGCCTCCATCGGTCTTGATATCATGTTTGCAGAGCCCGACAGAACCTCGCCTGCCCGTATGCGCGAGGATCTGTACCGTGACAAGGGTGTCTCGATTGAAATTGCGGGCCTGCCATCGTTTATGGCTGATTTT
The Desulfovibrio sp. DNA segment above includes these coding regions:
- a CDS encoding HD domain-containing phosphohydrolase; protein product: MEVVLRGVRGSIAVPAPAMSFYGGNTSCVELRTDNGALVFFDAGTGLREAGENLPESGTCHLFISHGHTDHIQGLGFFRPLHSSRWTTHIYIPAWLENVLDDHFAHGMFPIPFSDFAGNVVRHCLEAGDEVSPSQGVAVSAIAANHPGGALSYKVRADNAVFLYTGDYEITQSPEVRRAAREMLEDVDLAVVDSMYSQSSYIEGWGHSRWEDWRDLALGAVPGCIVLSHHSPEMTDRQIDVLQHEALQSCHIKGLHLCFAREGMRFGLPLSKSRSCSDCGLVQYSDWLDSFLDDLMQYQDENTLLDRILLKAREITRADAGTIFLVDGEDLLFAYTHNDSLFSVNTASKFAYSSARLPINPHSIAGYAAFTGEMLNLADVRALPPGLPFAFREDFDKATGYRTESMLVVPFHDHAGRILGVMQLINSLDPRTHKPRKFTNDMERHIRILAREIANILERSHLVRASINRLIRLASVHDPLETGPHAERVGAIAAEMYQVRANQLNLDPDVTLHIKSQIRLAAMLHDIGKVGVSDLLLKKPGKLSDEEMAVMRSHTVIGAGILEAEAQAGGFMSFARDIAHHHHQKWNGQGYAGPTSAGRLAGEEIPIAARITAIADVFDALVSPRSYKAAWPHSKAMALLREESGGHFDPNLVACLEEIMDVVAKIYERFPDAEPEQSRCDAAS